The Fortiea contorta PCC 7126 genome has a segment encoding these proteins:
- a CDS encoding class I SAM-dependent methyltransferase: protein MDNKEQQILCSWAINADPWTRVVEQKLLDSRVLVTDNAIVEAVFELKPQTFLDIGCGEGWLCRELWKRGFDGWGVDAIAQMVETARCQGDERFVVSSYRDLPLQSFGSIKQFDCFICNFSVLGENTVFEIAHAGESLLKPNGKIIIQTLHPHIACGELPYENGWRETSWLGIGNEEFHPAPWYFRTVSSWIEEFHRRNYRLLKLIEPIHPKTNSPASILFIFERQ, encoded by the coding sequence ATGGACAATAAAGAACAACAAATCCTCTGTTCATGGGCGATAAATGCCGATCCTTGGACGCGCGTAGTTGAGCAAAAGCTTCTAGATAGCCGTGTTCTAGTTACAGACAACGCTATAGTAGAAGCCGTATTTGAACTAAAACCACAAACATTCTTAGATATAGGGTGTGGTGAAGGTTGGTTGTGTCGGGAACTATGGAAGCGTGGGTTTGATGGCTGGGGAGTAGATGCTATTGCCCAAATGGTGGAAACAGCACGATGCCAAGGAGATGAGCGCTTTGTTGTCAGTTCCTACCGTGATTTGCCCTTACAGAGCTTTGGCAGCATAAAACAGTTTGACTGCTTCATCTGTAACTTTTCTGTTCTAGGAGAAAACACCGTATTTGAGATAGCCCATGCGGGTGAAAGCTTGTTAAAGCCCAACGGCAAAATAATTATTCAAACACTGCACCCTCACATTGCTTGTGGTGAATTGCCATACGAGAATGGATGGCGCGAGACTAGCTGGCTTGGAATAGGAAACGAAGAATTTCACCCTGCTCCTTGGTACTTTAGAACAGTCTCATCATGGATTGAGGAATTTCATCGGCGCAATTACCGATTACTCAAGTTAATCGAACCTATCCACCCAAAGACCAACTCCCCAGCCTCAATATTATTCATCTTTGAACGGCAGTGA
- a CDS encoding VapE domain-containing protein, which yields MSLQVFNDSATNNKPVEVTKTNPCPHCSKPDWCYSIGELTVCNRDAEPATGWERTSKTDRNGKPYYAPATAKKSPRPQGKKEYIYTDTAGNPLIKVTVIRPGKTKDKDVFQEYWQGTHWHRAKDLTAELKRSYQQQITIYRYAEVRQAIAAGRPIFMVEGEEIADILWAMDIPATTTIGGAGKYRAYGNYQDSLVGANLVLCPDRDEPGLKHMEDINKDFPDAKWLYAPPNDFYWTHLPKHGGLDIKDWVQDGATADDILQAIEDRRVVVDALNKSLELEAQRDRPTESKLEQKLNAIRAVLGDRLRWNTLKKQVELDGKRLPLDRIDLRIAKEVHIDISKEQGKSIVLDLAQENSYSPVVEYLESVEGRYPNVDVNFLDKLAERYFGTTDPLHAALMKRTLIAAVARAFEPGCKHDEITILQGKQKSLKSTFWEVLAGEEFFTDDLNGTEKDEILKISQYWILEYAEFENAYKKKDVSQLKAFLSRKKDSMRRPYGTDIEDFPRPSILVGTTNLDEFLYDPTGERRFWVIKVLFKKIPIDLLKQERDLIWATAVSAYRNGEQWRLTDTEDEWLDAANKQYQSTDTWESAVMAWAELHKEVSVGEILSDVLKIELAKQTKAEQNRVAAILRSHGWTRGDRKRVNGRLIRPWIRPQPEVEQEVERGVEQEVEQPQTLIKPDLQPECSTCSTNSLQTLPNFDSSNETAQGIPPQTTVPEITAQETTALEKNQKSLEGQGVEQPVGELQTQSPQAIETCSTSRSTPCSTLRLTSEEELLGNVELIRGCIADQSWEMIATLTEEWTVELKSAVWNLLTLEERSRINALKAHNQT from the coding sequence ATGTCGCTACAAGTATTTAATGACTCAGCCACAAACAATAAACCAGTAGAAGTTACCAAAACTAACCCTTGCCCCCACTGCTCTAAACCGGACTGGTGCTACTCCATCGGGGAACTAACAGTCTGTAACCGAGATGCCGAACCCGCTACTGGGTGGGAGAGGACATCTAAAACCGACCGCAACGGCAAACCATACTACGCACCAGCCACAGCCAAAAAATCGCCCCGTCCCCAAGGCAAGAAAGAATATATTTACACCGACACAGCAGGTAATCCCTTAATCAAAGTAACTGTTATTCGTCCAGGGAAGACCAAAGATAAGGATGTCTTTCAGGAATATTGGCAAGGTACACATTGGCATAGAGCCAAAGACTTGACAGCAGAATTAAAACGTTCCTATCAGCAACAAATCACCATTTATCGTTATGCCGAAGTCAGGCAAGCGATCGCTGCTGGTAGACCTATATTTATGGTCGAAGGTGAAGAAATAGCCGATATTCTCTGGGCAATGGACATACCTGCCACCACCACAATCGGCGGTGCTGGTAAATATCGCGCTTATGGTAACTACCAAGATTCTTTAGTTGGTGCTAACCTAGTTCTTTGTCCCGACCGTGACGAACCAGGGCTAAAGCACATGGAGGATATTAACAAAGATTTCCCAGATGCTAAGTGGTTGTATGCCCCACCCAATGATTTTTACTGGACACACTTACCCAAACATGGCGGATTAGATATTAAAGACTGGGTACAAGATGGGGCAACAGCTGATGATATCCTGCAAGCCATTGAGGATAGACGAGTCGTAGTTGATGCGCTTAATAAATCCCTGGAACTTGAAGCCCAACGGGATAGGCCAACCGAAAGTAAACTGGAGCAAAAATTGAATGCCATTCGTGCCGTGTTGGGAGATCGCCTGCGCTGGAATACGCTCAAAAAGCAAGTTGAATTAGACGGTAAAAGGCTACCACTAGACCGCATCGACCTACGGATAGCCAAAGAAGTACATATTGATATCAGTAAGGAACAAGGTAAAAGCATTGTCCTCGACTTAGCCCAAGAGAATAGCTACAGCCCAGTAGTTGAGTATTTAGAGTCAGTCGAAGGGCGTTACCCCAACGTAGATGTCAATTTCTTGGATAAATTGGCAGAACGTTACTTCGGCACTACTGACCCCCTACACGCTGCACTGATGAAACGGACTTTAATCGCCGCCGTCGCCAGGGCATTTGAGCCGGGGTGTAAACACGATGAAATTACCATCCTCCAAGGTAAGCAGAAATCACTCAAATCCACATTCTGGGAAGTTTTAGCTGGGGAAGAATTTTTCACCGATGACCTCAACGGCACAGAGAAAGACGAAATTTTAAAAATCAGCCAATATTGGATTTTAGAGTATGCCGAGTTTGAGAACGCCTATAAGAAAAAGGATGTCTCCCAACTCAAAGCGTTTCTGTCGAGAAAGAAAGACTCAATGCGTCGCCCTTATGGTACAGATATTGAGGATTTCCCCCGTCCATCAATCTTAGTGGGAACTACCAATTTAGATGAATTTCTCTATGACCCCACTGGGGAACGTCGCTTTTGGGTAATTAAGGTTTTATTCAAGAAAATACCCATTGACCTACTCAAGCAAGAACGGGATTTAATTTGGGCAACGGCTGTGTCAGCCTACCGCAATGGTGAACAATGGCGATTGACCGACACTGAAGATGAATGGTTAGACGCAGCCAATAAACAATACCAAAGCACCGACACATGGGAATCGGCGGTGATGGCTTGGGCTGAGTTACACAAGGAAGTATCTGTGGGAGAAATCCTCAGCGATGTTCTCAAAATTGAGTTAGCCAAACAAACTAAAGCCGAACAAAACCGAGTCGCCGCTATCTTACGTTCTCACGGGTGGACAAGAGGCGATCGCAAACGGGTAAACGGTCGGTTAATTCGTCCCTGGATTCGACCCCAACCAGAGGTGGAACAAGAGGTGGAACGGGGGGTGGAACAGGAGGTGGAACAGCCTCAAACCCTGATTAAACCAGACTTACAGCCAGAGTGTTCCACCTGTTCCACAAATTCCCTCCAAACTTTGCCAAATTTTGATAGCAGTAATGAAACTGCTCAAGGGATACCGCCCCAAACGACAGTGCCAGAAATAACCGCACAAGAAACAACAGCGTTAGAAAAAAATCAAAAAAGTTTAGAGGGACAGGGGGTGGAACAACCTGTAGGCGAGCTTCAAACCCAGTCACCACAAGCAATAGAAACCTGTTCCACCTCCCGTTCCACCCCCTGTTCCACCTTGAGATTAACCAGTGAGGAGGAACTACTCGGCAATGTGGAATTGATTAGAGGGTGTATTGCGGATCAGTCTTGGGAGATGATTGCCACGCTGACAGAAGAATGGACTGTTGAGTTGAAATCGGCTGTTTGGAATTTATTAACACTAGAGGAACGTTCAAGAATCAACGCGCTCAAAGCCCATAACCAAACTTAA
- a CDS encoding helix-turn-helix domain-containing protein, translating into MDTFKTPKHGESLADYVLRIRKGLNLTQFELADAAGIHSRSVGKIERGLTMRLSHKTLSGLALALSVPVEYLQAVVRGEEVVAMPVIKFCPQCWNPGGAADPMWGNVRAKFCYLCGTQLQASCRNCGEMVVSLRYKFCPLCGKPYKDGSENR; encoded by the coding sequence ATGGATACTTTTAAGACACCAAAACATGGAGAATCCCTAGCTGACTATGTTTTGCGGATCAGGAAGGGACTCAATTTAACTCAGTTTGAGTTAGCCGATGCTGCTGGTATTCATTCTCGGTCTGTGGGGAAGATTGAACGGGGACTGACGATGAGACTCAGCCATAAAACTCTCAGTGGGCTGGCGCTAGCTTTGTCCGTGCCGGTTGAGTATTTGCAGGCTGTTGTTAGGGGGGAAGAGGTTGTAGCAATGCCAGTGATTAAGTTTTGCCCCCAATGTTGGAATCCTGGGGGTGCTGCTGATCCGATGTGGGGAAATGTTAGGGCTAAGTTTTGTTATCTGTGCGGTACACAGTTGCAGGCTAGTTGTCGGAATTGTGGTGAGATGGTGGTGTCGTTGAGGTATAAATTTTGTCCACTATGTGGAAAGCCTTATAAGGATGGAAGCGAAAATCGCTAA
- a CDS encoding tyrosine-type recombinase/integrase: MKQAVTLATVAVKFLERTGLAPSTIKTYEITLLSLLAEYGSWSIEIISKQTLVEYLDTLSHLKYTTHHKHQAILQSLFNFAVEQGYIKSNPIRGLKQRPPQREKGEHKSDDTIKYLTPSQLNILYEVTKYDLRMSAIIHLLHRTGCRIGELLALNLSDLDIKNQKFQVLGKGNKQRWCFYSDDAAESLAQYFQYSRHKNINALFTAQHPVTLKE; the protein is encoded by the coding sequence GTGAAGCAAGCTGTCACATTAGCCACCGTTGCCGTCAAATTTTTAGAACGGACTGGGCTAGCACCCAGTACCATCAAAACCTACGAAATAACTCTCTTGAGCTTACTAGCAGAGTATGGAAGTTGGTCAATCGAAATTATCAGTAAGCAAACATTGGTTGAGTATCTAGATACACTCTCACATTTAAAATACACAACCCACCACAAGCATCAAGCAATACTGCAAAGCCTATTTAACTTTGCCGTCGAGCAAGGGTATATAAAATCCAACCCAATTCGGGGATTAAAACAGCGTCCCCCACAACGAGAAAAAGGCGAACATAAAAGCGACGATACAATAAAATACCTAACACCCTCACAGCTAAATATACTCTACGAAGTAACCAAATATGACCTGCGGATGTCTGCAATAATTCATTTATTGCATCGCACAGGATGTAGAATTGGAGAGCTTTTAGCGCTGAATTTATCAGACCTAGATATCAAAAATCAAAAATTTCAGGTATTGGGAAAAGGAAACAAACAACGTTGGTGCTTTTATAGTGATGATGCAGCCGAATCCCTAGCTCAATATTTCCAGTACTCACGCCATAAAAATATTAACGCACTCTTTACAGCACAACATCCAGTCACCCTCAAAGAGTGA
- a CDS encoding DUF4158 domain-containing protein, with amino-acid sequence MTLIDRTAYPKFKQFPNPKELAELYTPQSEEIKFAKSKTKSHEGFLSFMVMLKSFQRLGYFPHPELVPIAVTRHLRSCLKLQDWVKAIPSERQRYTYLQAIRDYLKVKQYDKAGQRLIAALVAEAAQVKDHPADLINVAIEELVKERYELPAFSTLDRLIRHIRSMVNNRLFALCSEGLSINEQIYLDQLLAVTNNELDENATLNLLKSPPKSAKLSGIKLLQSKFDILMTFGDAKRLLQSIAITKVRHFAAQARALDISEFQDINLPKRRTLLLCLLYEAQVNTRDYLVDMFIKRILKIQNNAKQRLQE; translated from the coding sequence ATGACCTTAATTGACCGGACTGCATATCCTAAATTCAAACAATTTCCTAACCCAAAAGAGCTTGCAGAGCTTTATACCCCACAAAGCGAAGAAATTAAGTTTGCAAAGTCCAAAACTAAGAGCCACGAAGGATTTCTTAGTTTTATGGTCATGCTAAAATCCTTCCAACGGCTTGGTTATTTTCCCCACCCCGAATTAGTACCAATTGCGGTTACCCGTCATCTACGGTCGTGTTTAAAGTTACAAGATTGGGTAAAAGCCATTCCATCCGAACGCCAACGCTACACTTATCTTCAGGCGATTCGGGATTATCTGAAAGTCAAACAGTATGATAAGGCAGGTCAAAGATTAATAGCCGCATTAGTTGCAGAAGCTGCCCAGGTAAAAGACCACCCTGCTGATTTAATCAATGTAGCCATTGAAGAATTAGTTAAAGAACGATACGAGTTACCAGCATTTAGTACCCTTGACCGATTAATTCGCCACATTCGTTCAATGGTCAATAATCGCTTGTTTGCACTTTGTTCTGAAGGGCTTTCCATCAACGAGCAGATTTATTTAGACCAATTGCTAGCGGTTACGAATAATGAGCTAGATGAAAATGCCACACTTAATTTACTGAAATCGCCACCTAAAAGTGCCAAACTTAGTGGGATAAAACTCCTACAAAGTAAGTTTGATATTCTTATGACCTTTGGTGATGCCAAGCGACTGCTACAAAGTATTGCTATCACCAAAGTTAGACATTTTGCAGCACAGGCTAGGGCTTTGGATATCTCGGAATTTCAAGATATTAATTTACCCAAACGTCGGACGTTGCTGTTATGTCTATTGTACGAGGCACAAGTTAACACCCGTGATTATCTTGTTGATATGTTTATTAAACGTATCCTCAAGATTCAAAATAATGCTAAACAGCGATTGCAGGAATGA
- a CDS encoding transposase: MARHSQGAVTSHMISYTNRRHISAAKIEAAIRDIINTYNRFSLPSCWGTGKKAAADGSKFEIYENNLHSEYHIRYGGYGGIAYHHVSDKYIALFTHFITCGVWEAVYILDGLLKNLSDIQPDTLHADTQGQSGPVFAISYLLGIKLMPRIRNWKDLTFVRPSADVTYKYIEPLFKGVVNWNLIKTHWYDMIRVVLSIKAGKVMPSTLLRKLGSYSKKNRLYQAFLELGKVVRTMFLLDYVSNVALRHEITAITNIVEMYNAFLDWVFFGKLGAITENDPIEQEKRLKYLDLVASAVILQNTVDMSLAIQTLMSQGELIPMRHLAAMSPYITRHIKRYGDYVVNLHNIPQPLEAAINLPPEIFET, from the coding sequence ATGGCTCGTCATTCCCAAGGTGCAGTGACAAGTCACATGATTTCTTATACAAACCGTCGCCATATTAGTGCTGCCAAAATTGAAGCTGCAATTCGGGATATTATCAATACGTACAACCGTTTTAGTTTACCATCTTGTTGGGGTACAGGTAAAAAGGCTGCTGCTGACGGAAGCAAGTTTGAGATATACGAGAATAATTTACACAGCGAGTATCACATCCGCTACGGCGGTTACGGTGGTATCGCCTATCACCATGTCTCTGATAAATATATTGCTTTGTTTACCCACTTTATCACCTGTGGTGTGTGGGAGGCTGTCTATATTTTGGATGGGCTGTTGAAAAATCTATCAGATATTCAACCTGATACTTTGCACGCAGATACTCAAGGTCAATCTGGGCCTGTGTTTGCTATTTCCTATCTTCTCGGTATCAAATTGATGCCGCGTATCCGTAACTGGAAGGATTTAACTTTTGTTCGCCCCAGCGCAGATGTTACCTACAAGTATATCGAACCGTTGTTTAAGGGCGTGGTCAATTGGAATTTAATCAAGACTCATTGGTATGACATGATACGTGTAGTACTGTCAATTAAGGCAGGTAAGGTGATGCCTTCGACGCTTCTACGTAAGTTGGGTAGCTATAGTAAGAAAAATCGACTTTATCAAGCTTTTCTTGAGTTGGGCAAGGTAGTGCGAACAATGTTTTTGCTCGACTATGTTTCTAATGTGGCTCTTCGGCATGAGATTACAGCGATAACGAATATTGTGGAGATGTACAATGCTTTTCTTGACTGGGTGTTCTTCGGTAAGCTGGGAGCGATTACTGAAAATGATCCTATTGAGCAGGAAAAGCGGCTGAAATATCTTGATTTGGTAGCAAGCGCAGTTATTTTGCAGAATACGGTTGATATGTCGTTGGCTATCCAAACGTTGATGTCACAGGGAGAATTGATTCCCATGCGACACCTTGCAGCAATGAGTCCATACATAACAAGACATATCAAAAGATACGGTGACTATGTGGTGAATTTACACAATATCCCCCAACCATTGGAGGCTGCTATTAATCTTCCACCAGAAATCTTTGAAACGTAG
- a CDS encoding ribulose bisphosphate carboxylase small subunit: MTYYIAPRFLDKLGVHITKNFLDLPGVRVPLILGIHGRKGEGKTFQCELVFERMGIEVTLISGGELESPDAGDPARLIRLRYRETAELIKVRGKMCVLMINDLDAGAGRFDEGTQYTVNTQLVNATLMNIADNPTDVQLPGSYDSTPLHRVPIIVTGNDFSTLYAPLIRDGRMDKFYWEPDRDDKIGIVGGIFAPDGLSGREITQLVDTFPHQSIDFFSALRSRIYDEQIRNFIHQIGFERVSLRVVNSVEGPPEFKKPDFSLSHLIEAGNIMVGEQKRVENPQLVDEYNRLNRGRTSQAVIPTPATPINQPSTNGFQPTQNASPHLSLETQEQIRQILAQGYKINIEHVDERRFRTGSWQSCLDTHIDAHSDAISALESCLAEYSGEYLRLVGIDPKAKRRVIETIIQRPNGKS; encoded by the coding sequence ATGACTTATTACATCGCCCCTCGCTTTCTCGATAAACTTGGTGTCCATATCACCAAAAACTTTCTCGACCTCCCCGGTGTCAGAGTCCCGCTGATTTTAGGAATTCACGGACGCAAAGGCGAGGGGAAAACTTTTCAATGCGAGTTAGTCTTTGAAAGAATGGGTATCGAAGTAACTCTCATCTCTGGAGGAGAACTAGAAAGTCCAGACGCAGGAGACCCAGCGCGTTTGATTCGCCTGCGCTATCGGGAAACCGCAGAATTAATCAAAGTGCGTGGTAAAATGTGCGTACTCATGATTAACGATTTAGACGCGGGCGCGGGGCGCTTCGACGAAGGTACACAATATACAGTTAATACCCAGTTGGTGAATGCCACACTGATGAATATTGCCGATAATCCCACAGATGTGCAGTTACCTGGAAGTTATGATTCTACACCTCTGCATCGTGTACCAATTATCGTCACAGGCAATGATTTTTCCACCCTATACGCACCATTAATTCGAGATGGTCGGATGGATAAATTTTACTGGGAGCCCGACCGTGATGACAAGATAGGAATTGTCGGGGGGATATTTGCACCGGATGGACTTTCGGGTAGAGAAATTACACAATTAGTTGATACTTTCCCTCATCAATCTATTGACTTTTTTAGCGCTTTACGTTCCCGAATTTATGACGAACAAATCCGTAACTTCATCCATCAAATAGGATTTGAAAGAGTATCTTTGCGTGTAGTTAATAGTGTGGAAGGTCCACCAGAATTTAAAAAACCAGACTTTAGTTTATCTCATTTAATCGAGGCTGGTAACATCATGGTGGGTGAACAAAAACGAGTAGAAAATCCTCAGTTAGTTGATGAATATAATCGACTTAATCGCGGTAGAACTTCTCAAGCTGTAATCCCCACACCCGCGACACCAATTAATCAACCCTCAACTAATGGATTTCAGCCAACACAAAACGCAAGTCCACATTTAAGCCTAGAAACACAAGAACAAATCAGACAAATTTTAGCTCAAGGATATAAAATTAATATTGAACATGTAGATGAACGCCGCTTCCGTACAGGTTCTTGGCAAAGTTGCCTTGATACTCACATCGATGCACACTCAGACGCTATCTCAGCTTTAGAATCTTGTTTAGCAGAATATAGCGGTGAATATTTGCGCTTGGTGGGAATTGATCCTAAAGCCAAACGCCGGGTAATAGAGACAATTATTCAGCGTCCTAATGGCAAAAGTTAA
- a CDS encoding helix-turn-helix transcriptional regulator — protein MTIIISQQAYWETWDENLHHAYKIDPGDDLDTVYRCPQQFGGGDLRVIELRKGLQLVISNYHFSDRLILQSLEREHPLEYNFYLSGGHTDKYSTIGAGQYSLCGSGIAPKEHCEWSAAQPIIEINVHMQPEIFRSFVGDQSEQLAPELQHLVKSDRHYHKNSGTTTPAMQVILQQILQCPYYGITKRMYLEAKVLELMALLVEKDVEARTGEIQTYQLKSDDLERLHHAKEILLRNFDNPPSLVDLSRQVGLNECTFKQAFRQVFGTTAFHYLHHYRLEKAHQLLQTGEMNVTEVARIVGFASRSYFASAFRKKFGINPKQYLINRKNSL, from the coding sequence ATGACAATCATAATTTCGCAACAAGCTTACTGGGAAACCTGGGATGAAAATCTGCATCATGCCTATAAAATCGATCCCGGCGATGATTTGGATACAGTTTATCGGTGTCCTCAACAATTTGGTGGAGGTGATTTGCGGGTGATTGAATTAAGGAAAGGATTGCAGTTAGTCATTAGTAACTACCATTTTAGCGATCGCCTAATTTTACAATCCTTAGAACGTGAACATCCTTTGGAGTATAATTTTTACCTGTCTGGGGGTCATACAGATAAATACTCTACTATTGGTGCTGGACAGTATAGTTTGTGTGGTAGCGGCATTGCACCGAAAGAACATTGTGAATGGTCAGCCGCACAGCCGATAATTGAGATTAATGTGCATATGCAACCAGAGATATTTCGCTCTTTTGTCGGCGATCAATCTGAACAACTTGCACCAGAATTGCAGCATTTAGTCAAAAGCGATCGCCACTATCACAAGAATTCTGGAACTACAACCCCTGCAATGCAAGTCATTCTGCAGCAAATTTTACAATGTCCTTACTACGGTATCACCAAACGCATGTACCTGGAAGCCAAGGTCTTAGAATTGATGGCGTTACTGGTAGAAAAAGATGTGGAAGCACGAACAGGTGAAATCCAAACTTATCAACTTAAGTCAGATGATCTAGAACGCCTACACCACGCCAAAGAAATTTTATTGCGAAATTTTGACAATCCGCCTTCATTAGTAGATTTATCACGACAAGTAGGTTTGAATGAATGCACCTTCAAGCAAGCTTTCCGTCAAGTCTTTGGGACAACAGCTTTTCACTATTTACATCACTATCGCCTAGAAAAAGCACATCAACTATTGCAAACAGGAGAGATGAATGTCACAGAAGTGGCGCGGATAGTAGGTTTTGCTAGTCGCAGTTATTTTGCATCTGCGTTTAGAAAAAAATTTGGTATTAACCCCAAACAATACCTAATCAACCGGAAAAATTCCCTCTAA